The Prosthecobacter algae genome has a segment encoding these proteins:
- a CDS encoding SGNH/GDSL hydrolase family protein, with protein MKRSSFLFLLATAAFTFTSAHAAEKPRVLLLGDSISMGYTPVVQKLLADEMTVLRPMAKNGKAENCGGTNSGVANIDRWLQIDGGKWNVIHFNWGLHDLKHVKADGKATSDLATDPPQATVEVYEKQLREIVGKLKATGAKLVFATTTPAPAEPMKVYRNNADVIRYNEAAVRVMKENGIPVNDLYAFTQPRMKELQIQPANVHFTPAGSEALGAEVVKAIRAQVK; from the coding sequence ATGAAACGCTCCAGCTTTCTCTTTCTACTGGCCACGGCGGCCTTCACTTTCACCTCTGCCCACGCGGCTGAAAAGCCCCGTGTGCTCCTCCTCGGCGATTCCATCTCCATGGGCTACACCCCAGTGGTGCAAAAATTGCTGGCGGATGAAATGACCGTCCTGCGGCCCATGGCCAAAAATGGCAAGGCGGAAAACTGCGGCGGCACCAATTCGGGCGTGGCCAACATTGACCGCTGGCTGCAGATTGACGGTGGCAAATGGAACGTGATCCATTTCAACTGGGGCCTGCATGACCTGAAGCATGTGAAGGCCGATGGCAAAGCCACCTCCGACCTGGCCACCGATCCCCCCCAGGCCACTGTGGAAGTGTATGAAAAGCAGCTCCGCGAAATCGTCGGCAAACTGAAGGCCACCGGGGCCAAGCTCGTCTTTGCCACCACCACGCCTGCACCTGCTGAACCCATGAAGGTCTATCGCAACAATGCCGACGTCATCCGCTACAACGAAGCCGCTGTGCGGGTAATGAAGGAAAACGGCATCCCGGTGAACGATCTGTACGCCTTTACCCAGCCCCGGATGAAGGAACTGCAAATCCAACCAGCCAACGTCCATTTTACCCCTGCTGGATCGGAGGCCCTGGGAGCCGAAGTGGTGAAGGCCATCCGAGCCCAGGTGAAGTAA
- a CDS encoding ATP-dependent Clp protease proteolytic subunit, which yields MKCTTPALFSLLLTGLALGEPLPPKPPAAKEEKPAAPKDEKPATKDGKPAVISGQKIEISVAEKTPEPAKPDPLESIKAETAKLVAERERIAAQMALEQTKLDEKLAVRKRALAEIQIKLEEMKAKSDLAEAEQRSKDYADIMELRRKGERSSMEASIAKNEVDTEGYAMRREENAIRRKTSALTLAMELQQKETESRTYAGKAPAYLKEPVQGNKLILSDRTIALNGVITSKTADSLADRIAYFNNRDEEAPIFIVIDDCPGGSVMAGYKIIKAMHGSKAPVYTVVKSFAASMAACITTLSKKSFAYPNAIILHHQLSAGIMGNLTQHRESVKELEEWWKRLADPVAQKMGLTRDEFITEMYKKSSTGDWNEFADNAQKLKWVDTIVEEIEETALIRHPDSTQPAQPQTGMPIRILPPGHLDNGVVESADERGKPVAVLPRLNPLDAYWMYNPDGYFRLQ from the coding sequence ATGAAATGCACGACCCCCGCCCTTTTTTCGTTGTTGCTGACGGGCCTCGCCCTGGGTGAACCCCTGCCCCCGAAACCGCCTGCGGCCAAGGAGGAAAAGCCCGCCGCACCGAAAGACGAAAAACCGGCCACGAAGGACGGCAAGCCTGCTGTCATCTCGGGCCAGAAAATCGAAATTTCGGTCGCGGAAAAAACACCGGAACCCGCCAAACCCGACCCGCTGGAATCCATCAAGGCGGAAACTGCCAAGCTGGTGGCAGAGCGCGAAAGAATCGCCGCCCAGATGGCCCTGGAGCAAACCAAGCTGGATGAAAAACTTGCGGTTAGGAAACGCGCCCTGGCCGAGATCCAAATCAAGCTGGAGGAGATGAAGGCGAAGTCGGACCTCGCCGAGGCCGAGCAGCGTAGCAAGGACTACGCCGACATCATGGAACTGCGCCGCAAAGGCGAGCGCAGCAGCATGGAGGCCTCCATCGCCAAGAACGAGGTGGACACCGAAGGCTATGCCATGCGCCGCGAAGAAAACGCCATCCGGCGCAAGACCTCCGCACTCACTCTCGCCATGGAGCTTCAGCAAAAAGAGACTGAATCCCGCACCTACGCAGGCAAGGCCCCGGCTTACCTGAAAGAGCCAGTGCAGGGCAACAAGCTCATCCTTTCCGACCGCACCATCGCTCTGAACGGCGTCATCACCTCCAAGACCGCCGACAGTCTGGCGGACCGCATCGCCTACTTTAACAATCGTGACGAGGAGGCCCCCATCTTCATCGTCATTGATGACTGCCCAGGCGGCAGTGTGATGGCTGGCTACAAAATCATCAAGGCCATGCACGGTTCCAAGGCCCCGGTTTACACGGTGGTGAAATCCTTCGCCGCTAGCATGGCCGCCTGCATCACCACCCTGTCGAAAAAATCCTTCGCCTATCCGAATGCGATCATTCTCCACCATCAGCTCTCCGCCGGCATCATGGGGAACCTGACCCAGCACCGCGAAAGCGTGAAGGAACTGGAAGAATGGTGGAAGCGCCTGGCCGATCCCGTGGCGCAAAAAATGGGCCTCACGCGGGACGAATTCATCACAGAGATGTACAAAAAATCATCCACCGGCGATTGGAATGAATTCGCCGACAATGCCCAGAAACTCAAGTGGGTGGACACCATCGTCGAAGAGATCGAAGAAACCGCCCTGATCCGTCACCCGGACAGCACTCAGCCAGCCCAGCCGCAGACAGGCATGCCCATTCGCATCCTGCCGCCCGGTCATCTGGACAATGGCGTGGTGGAAAGCGCCGACGAACGTGGCAAGCCTGTTGCTGTCCTGCCCCGCCTGAATCCGCTCGATGCTTATTGGATGTATAATCCGGATGGTTATTTCCGCCTTCAGTAA
- a CDS encoding NUDIX hydrolase: MDQPTSDSLETTNPWTTLSSREGYANPWIRVREDQVINPSGGRGIYGVVEYKNRAIGVVPVDAEGNTWLVGQWRYSHARYEWEIPEGGCPPGEEPAECARRELLEETGIRAATIEPLLMNLQLSNSTTNEVCDIFVARDLSFGEAEPEETEQLAVKRLPLTEAIQMAVDGRIRDSVSVLALLRLATQLRG, encoded by the coding sequence ATGGACCAGCCCACCTCCGACTCCCTCGAAACTACCAATCCCTGGACCACGCTCAGCAGCCGTGAGGGATACGCGAATCCCTGGATTCGTGTGCGCGAAGACCAGGTGATCAACCCCAGCGGTGGTCGCGGCATCTATGGCGTGGTGGAGTATAAAAATCGCGCCATCGGCGTGGTGCCGGTGGATGCCGAGGGAAACACCTGGCTGGTGGGCCAGTGGCGCTACAGCCATGCACGTTATGAGTGGGAGATCCCGGAAGGCGGCTGCCCGCCCGGGGAAGAACCCGCCGAATGCGCCCGGCGCGAGCTCTTGGAGGAAACAGGCATCCGTGCCGCCACCATCGAACCGCTGCTGATGAACCTTCAGCTTTCGAACTCCACGACCAATGAGGTCTGCGACATCTTCGTCGCGCGTGATCTCAGCTTTGGCGAGGCGGAGCCGGAAGAAACTGAGCAGCTCGCCGTGAAGCGCCTGCCTTTGACGGAAGCCATCCAGATGGCCGTGGATGGCCGCATTCGCGACAGCGTCAGTGTGCTGGCTTTGCTGCGGCTTGCGACTCAGCTTCGCGGCTGA